GGACGTCTAGACTAGAGGATGCGCCCTGGTTCCCGACACTCGCACTAGGGCTACAGGCCAAATATATAACCTCTCCCCCCAGCACCAAATCCAGTAGCAGGCCAGCCACTGCATCACTCGGATTAATGTCTAAACAGTTTCCTTGGYAcgtcaccccattgaagttgacattttaaaacGATTAGAGTAGGAGTTAGGCTTTAGGGATGTCTCAAGGATCCCGGAGAGCACTAACCCACACGGATGCATCACACGTGTCATTCATTGTGTCCATATTTTAAGCTCATCTGTTTCCATCAAATAACCTTTCAAATAACCTTTCAAATAAATTAATAACTGAAATATGTGATGATATATCCCCGCAGCAACCAGTATCCATGGAGACCCCACAGCCCGGCCCAGCAGACGGAGAGGAGCGACCAGTGGAGCTGCGGCCCAGAACACGCTCAAACCCGGAAGGTGCAGAGGACAGGCGCAGCAGCACTGGTAGCCTAGGCAACAGCAACCCCAGCACCCCGCAGCCTGCAGTGGGCAGccgagtggagggagagggggaggcctCGACCAGCGACAGTCCTCCtagctccaccaccaccacaatctCTGCCACCACAGCCCAGACCGTAGCCCCTATAGTGGCAGCTACGGTCAATGCCATAGTAGGCCTGCCCACCCCCACGCCAGTGGCCAAGGACAGGCCCAAACCCACCCAGGCTCCTCCCCCTCTGGCGCCCCCCATCCCTCCCACGGCAGAGTTCCAGCTACGAGCACCCCGCGTCAACTGTCCAGAGAAAGTGGTGCGTGATCCTGTATTGTTGATGACTAGAAACGGAATGAGATCAAAGGGATGTCATTGTGAGAGATATTAGGCTAAGGAAGTTCACTCCTGGGATTTAGGCAAGATGAAAGGGCGTGCAAAGGGATTGGCTCAGACCATGTTGTTATAAGATTGTAATCCTATATTTTTTATRATGACAGATCATCTGTTTGGATCTCTCTGAAGAGATGTCATCACAAAAGCTGGAGTCCTTCAATGGGTGAGTTTTACTTCTGGTCTTGTTggcataattacatttttaatttaacctttattaactaggcaagtcagttaagaacaaatttttatttacaatgacagcctaggaacagtggttaactgccttgttcagggcagaacgacagatttttaccttgtcagctcggggattcgatcaagcaacttgtcggttactggcccaacgctctaaccactaggctacctgcccaacgctctaaccactaggctacctgccaacgctctaaccactaggctacctgcccaacgctctaaccactaggctacctgcccaacgctctaccactaggctcctgcccaacgctctaaccctaggctacctgccacgctctaacactaggctacctgcccaacgctctaaccactaggctacctgccaacgctctaaccactaggctactacccaacgctctaaccactagctacctacccaacgctctaaccactaggctacctgcccaacgctctaaccactaggctacctaccaacgttctaaccactaggctacctgcccaacgctctaaccattaggctacctgcccaacgctctaaccactaggctacctacccaacgctctaaccactaggtacctgcccaacgctctaccactaggctacctgccaacgctctaaccattaggctacctccccaacgctctaaccactaggctacctacccaacgctctaaccactaggctacctgccaacgctctaaccactaggctacctgcccaacgctctaaccactaggctacctgcccaacgctctaaccactaggctacctgcccaacgctctaacactaggctacctgcccaacgctctaaccactaggctacctgcccaacgctctaaccactaggctacctgcccaacgctctaacactaggctacctgcccaacgctctaaccactagctactgccacctctaaccactaggctacctgccgcaccatatTTCTATCTGCTTGACGACACGTGAAGTGGCCACTCTCTAAAGTTCTGTCCTCTCCCTTCAGATCcaagaccaacgctctaaccactaggctacctgcccaatgctctaaccactaggctacctgccgcaccatatCTCTATCTGCTTGACGACACGTGAAGTGGCACTCTCTAAAGTTCGAATCCTCTCCCTTCAGATCCAAaaccaacgctctaaaccactaggctactgccgcacCATATCTCTATCTGCTTGACGACACGTGAAGTGGCCACTCTCTAAAGTTCTGAATCCTTTCCCTTCAGATCcaagaccaacgctctaaccactaggctacctgccgcacataTCTCTTACTGCTTGACGACACGTGAAGTGGCCACTCTCTAAAGTTCTGAATCCTTTCCCTTCAGATCCaagccaacgctctaaccctaggctacctgccgcaccatatCTCTTATCTGCTTGACGACACGTGAAGTGGCCACTCTCTAAAGTTCTGAATCCTTTCCCTTCAGATCcaagaccaacgctctaaccactaggctacctgccgcaccatatCTCTTATCTGCTTGACGACACGTGAAGTGGCCACTCTCTAAAGTTCTGAATCCTCTCCCTTCAGATCCAAGAccaacgctctaccactaggctacctgccgcaccatatCTCTTATCTGCTTGACGACACGTGAAGTGGCCACTCTCTAAAGTTCTGAATCCTCTCCCTTCAGATCcaagaccaacgctctaaccactaggctacctgccgcaccatatctctatctctctaaagTTCTGAATCCTCTCCCTTCAGATCCAAGACCAACGCTCTCAATATTTCCCAGAGATGATTGAGATGTTTGTGAGAACAAAACACAAGATTGACAAGCGCATGAGTTTTGCCCTGGTGGTTGTTAATGACGATGCCTTGTGGGTGAGTCTTGTTGGCCCATTCACTTTAAGTAAATGTATTTTTCCTGAAGGCCACAACCAAACCGTTGTTATTATGCTCAGTTATCACATGGTGCTGTATTTCCAATTTGAGTCTAATTCTTTTCATCCTTtccgtatgcatgtgtgtgtgtcgctctctctTAGCTGTCAGGTTTCACCTCTGACCCAGGGACTGTGCAGCTGTCTCTATGACCTGGACACCAACGTGTGTGAAACCTTCAGTATCCTTCCtctgtcacaacaacaacaaccattgAGCCTGTAGTGTAGTCTAGTGTGGTATTGTATTACTGTTGGGGATAAACATACAGGAAGTTGTCTCCTTAATGTCCTTCACCAGATCTACAGGATCTTCTTAGTGTTATGTAAGTTACATCACTTCCTCCTTTATTCACTTCTCTACTTTTCCCTTCTGCTGTGGTTAATGTTGTCCTGTATCCTCTGCTGTGGTCGTAACTGTTGTCCTGTATCCTCTGCTGTGGTCGTAACTGTTGTCCTGTATCCTCTGCTGTGGTCGTAACTGTTGTCCTGTATCCTCTGCTGTGGTCGTAACTGTTTTTGTCTATCCTCTGCTGTGGTCGTAACTGTTGTCCTGTATCCTCTGCTGTGGTTGTAACTGTTGTCCTGTATCCTCTGCTGTGGTCGTAACTGTTGTCCTGTATCCTCTGCTGTCCGTGTACCGTCAGAAGATGATCTTCCTCTCATGGACAACATCCAGACCATCCCCCCTCCGTTTGTAGTCAGGACTCTCCTCATCTACAGTAGACACGCTGGACAGCTGCAGTTCAGTCCCTCAGACGCTGTCAATGTAAGGGACAATACTGGACCACCACTGTATCAGCCTACTACTGTCTCTGTTAACTCTACTACTCTACACACACTGTCAACTGTTAACTCTACTCCTCTACCACACTATCAGCCTACTAGTCTACTGTTAACTCTACTACTATACCAACACTGTCAacctactactgtctactgttaaCTCTACTACTATACCAACACTGTCAAACTACTAAATcaaattttcaaatcaaatgtgtttataaagcccttcgtacatcagctgatatctcaagtgctgtacagaaacccagcctaaaacccaaacagcaagcaatgcaggtgtagaagcatggtggctaggaaaaatccctagaaaggccaaaacctagaagaaaacctagagaggaaccaggctatgaggggtggccagtcctcttctggttgtgtcgggtggagattataacagaacatggccaagatgttcaaatgttaaaaatgacagcatggtcaaataaaataatctcagtggttgtcgagggtgcagcaagtcagcacctcatttgtaagtcgctctgataagagcgtctgctaaatgacttaaatgtaaatgagtaaatgtcagttggcttttcatagccgatcattaagagtatctctaccgctcctgctgtctctagagagttgaaaacagcaggtctgggacaggtagcacgtccggtgaacaggtcagggttccatagccgcaggcagaacagttgaaactggagcagcagcaaaagccctgcctccacctgtttgcttagaaattctagggacaattaggaggctgcgtcttgtgaccgtagtgtacgtgtaggtatgtacggcagggcaaatcggaaagataggtaggagcaagcccatgtaatgctttgtaggttaacagtaaaaccttgaaatcagcccttgccttaacaggaagccagtgtagggaggctagcactggagtaatatgatcacatttttgggttctagtcaggattctactACAGTCTACTGTTAACTCTACTACTATACATACACACTGTCTACTGTTAACTCTACTACTATACCAACCTGTCAACCTACTACAGTCTACTGTTAACTCTACTACTATACCACACTGTCACTGTTAActctactactacactgtctACTGTTAATCTACACTCTACCAAACTGTCTACTGTTACTCTACTACTAAAACACTGTCTACTGTTAACTCTACTACTTACCAACACTGTCTACTGTTAACTCTACTACTCTACCACACTGTCTACTGTTAACTCTACTACTCTACCACCTGTCTACTGTtaactctactactctactaacACTGTCATTCTACTGTTAACTCTACTACTCTACCAACACTGTATCATGACCTTATCAGACGTCTACTGCTCTGACTCTTCACTGAATACTATtatgtacagctgtgtgtatcGTGTGTTACACTGATGCTGggcgataaaaaataaaaaatgaaatgattATATCTGTGGTGAGACCTAACTCTTTCAGTGTTTGTGTATTATTTGAACAGAGACACTAACTGTCCTTGTCTCATCCTGTAGAGCATGCTGCTGTCTCCCTACTTCTTCTTTGATGTGGTTTACCTTCACAACGGGGCTGAGGAGCAGGGGATGAGGCCAGCTGGAGGTGAGTGGtcgagaagaggagggagggattcaAGGAGAACAGCGGCACAGACATTCGTCCGAGCTCTGAAATGTTACTATGTGAGATTGTGATGCCTGCTGAAAAACTCCATTCCGTCTTATAGCGGCACCTTACAGctcatgtacactacatgaccaaaagtaagtggacacctgctcgtcgaacatctcattccaaaatcatggccattaatatggagttggtcccccctttgctgttataacagcctccactcttctgggaggctttccactagatgttggaacgttgctgagGGAGTTACTTGcattcagccagaagagcattagtgaggtcgggcactgatgctggGCGATTAGGCTGGCtcacagttggtgttccaattcatccattcatccaaaggtgctcgatggggttgaggtcagggctctgtgcaggccagtcaagttcttccacaccgatcttgacaaaccatttctgtatggacctcgctttgtgcacgggggcaatgtcatgctgaaataacaggaaaagggccttccccaaactgttgccacaaagttgtaggCACAGAGTTGTCTAtaatgtagcgttaagatttcccttcactggaattaaaggGCCTaggccaaaccatgaaaaacagccccagacattaTTAATCATCKaccaaactttacagttggcagtgctatgcattggagcaggtagggttctcctggcatccaccaaacccagattcgtctgttggactgccagatgttgacgcgtgattcatcaaatcaaaagttattagttgcatgcgccgaatacaacaacagtgaaatgctgacttacgagctcctaaccaacaatgcagtttaaaatctataaaaaggtcatatgtacatgtaggtagagttattaaagtgactatgcatagatgatgatgataacagagagtagcagcggtgtaaaagggggggacaatgcaaatagtctgggtagccatttgattagatgttcaggagtcttatggcttgggggtagaagctgtttagaagcctcttggacctagacttggcgctccggtaccgcttgccgtgcggtagcagagagaacagtctatgactagggtggctggagtctttgacaatttttagggccttcctctgacaccgcctggtataaaggtcctggatggcaggaagcttggccccagtgatgtactgggtcgtacgcactacccgctgtagtgccttgcggtcggaggccgagcagtttccataccaagcagtgatgcaaccagtcgggatggtctcgatggtgcagctgtagaaccttttgaggatctgaggacccatgccaaatcttttcagtctcctgagagggaataggttttgtcgtgccctcttcacaactgtcttggtgtgcttggaccatgtaYGTTTGTTGGTGAMgtggacaccaaggaacttgaagctctcaacttgctccactaRagccccgtcgatgagaatgtgcttggtcctctttttcctStagtccataatcatctcctttgtcttgatcacattgagggattCATCATtaaagagaacgcgtttccactgttccagagtccaatggcggcgagctttacaccacgctAGCCGARgcgtggcattgcgcatggtgatcttagggttgtgtgcggctactcagccatggaaacaaatttcatgaagctcccggcgaacagttKTTGTGCTGATGWtgcttccagaggcagtttggaactcMGTKGTGAGTYTTGCAACCGAGGACAGACSAtttttcagcactcggtggtcccgttctgtgKgcttgtgtggcctaccactatgcggctgagccgttgttgctcctagacgtttccacttcacaataacagcacttacagttgactggggcYGCTtgagcaggacagaaatttgacgaactgactagttggaaaggtggcatcctatgacggtgccYRgttgaaagtcactgagcttctcagtaaggccattctactgccaatgtttgtctatggagattgcatggctgtgtgctcgattttatatacctgtcaacaatgggtgtggctgaaatagccaaatccacaaatttgaaggggtgtccacatacttttgaatgtacggtgcattcggaaagtattcagaccccttgactttttccacattttgttacgttacagcagttttctaaaattgatttaaattgttttttccctcatcaatctacacacaattccccataatgacaaagcaaaaacaggtttttagacatttttgcaaatgaataaataaataacattgctgcacagctttttccaggtctcttcagagatgttctagtccgggctctggctggtccactcatggaaattcagagaattgtcctgaagccattcctgctttgtcttggctgtgtgcttagggtcatgagcgctctggagcaggttttcattcaaggatctctctgtactttcatccgtttatctttccctcgatcctgactagtcacccagtccctgctgctgaaaaacatccccacagcatgatgctgccaccaccatgcttcaccgtagggatggtgccaggtttcctccagacgtgacacttagcattcagaccaaaaagttcaatcttggtttcatcagaccagagaatcttgtttctcatggtctgtgagtcctttaggtgccttttggcaaactccgagtgggctgtcgtgccttttactgaagagtggcttccactctaccataaaggcctgattggtggagtgctgcagaaatggttgtccttctggaaggttctcccatctgtcagagtgaccattgggttcttggtcacctccctgactgaggcccttctcccccgattgctcagtttggacgggtgACCAGCTctcagaagagtcttggtggttccaaacttcttccatttaagaatgagggaggaCACTGTGCTTtggggggccttcaatgctgcagaaatgttttggtacacttgcCCTAgattgtgcctcaacacaatcacctgagctcaattttgagtctcatagcaaagggtctgaatacttatgtaaataaggtatttctatttttWATWTTTTTATAACAtcaaacattttctttttttaaaatctattttagaataattccgtaacgtaacaaaaatgaaaaagtcaagggttctgaatactttccgacttcACTTCCTGTTCTATCACTGAAACCTGAACAACTGTTTCACTTAGAGGAGATATCCTTTCACTTAAACTGTAATTTCTTgcgtgtgttttctctctgtagGACATCTACACATCGTTCTGTAACCTGGACTCTAAAGGCACCTGTTACCACTTCGAGGTATCTCTGTGTGGGCCGGCCATCGAGctccacaactgcatgg
This is a stretch of genomic DNA from Salvelinus sp. IW2-2015 unplaced genomic scaffold, ASM291031v2 Un_scaffold1895, whole genome shotgun sequence. It encodes these proteins:
- the babam1 gene encoding LOW QUALITY PROTEIN: BRISC and BRCA1-A complex member 1 (The sequence of the model RefSeq protein was modified relative to this genomic sequence to represent the inferred CDS: inserted 4 bases in 3 codons; substituted 1 base at 1 genomic stop codon), encoding METPQPGPADGEERPVELRPRTRSNPEGAEDRRSSTGSLGNSNPSTPQPAVGSRVEGEGEASTSDSPPSSTTTTISATTAQTVAPIVAATVNAIVGLPTPTPVAKDRPKPTQAPPPLAPPIPPTAEFQLRAPRVNCPEKVIICLDLSEEMSSQKLESFNGSKTNALNISQXMIEMFVRTKHKIDKRMSFALVVVNDDALWLSGFTSDPXGLCSCLYDLDTNVCETFNLQDLLSVIPSEDDLPLMDNIQTIPPPFVVRTLLIYSRHAGQLQFSPSDAVNSMLLSPYFFFDVVYLHNGAEEQXDEASWRXDIYTSFCNLDSKGTCYHFEVSLCGPAIELHNCMAKLLSHPLQRPFQSHASYSLLEGDDPQDVEATV